A genomic region of Echeneis naucrates chromosome 24, fEcheNa1.1, whole genome shotgun sequence contains the following coding sequences:
- the ppp4r4 gene encoding serine/threonine-protein phosphatase 4 regulatory subunit 4 isoform X7 — protein sequence MFPSRMNVNQCGLFGPMDELQELVLMERPVRRSLKTAEEIDQLTVDEDLNDIERAVYLLSIGQEVQRVSVISNLPSLVRQNPAETFRRVVPKVRDILNGSGAEIQLAAAASFLTILQDDIILIHTHTYSILKTVLLHLNHRDTVVSNAWLETLLSAINALPKETIKQEVLNPLLYQSHLSHSVPARVASCRILGRVASKFDSHIVKKELLPLARSFCQDVDCEVRTCMCRQLESIARATGVDDTRMELLPELLELAEDEERSVRLAAFDTIINLLEMINSDDKLHVVVPLVMSVCETPLQTDEVIVASLSFQFGKLCSGLTGSLSDEQRSCLLQHFKVLCVAGLQTEGNQTDINESKLIRCNCCYNLPAMVVFAGSTHFLSELYSSFSSLCCDPEVSVRRSAAASFHQVVKLLGSNVQVVLKELLVLLQDDALEVLDALMNHLEETLEAILSRGENLTLDNKFPELLSALLLAEQKVGCSLRWRLHEKLLQHYSCLARLLPGELLHQSFAPRIFVILTTNKVLPVQREAARTFCMFLRYNRKQEQRQELMERVIQDLAQGRSYWNRLRFLDVCETASEIFSRKYFNKHFLVPALELVHDPVANVRYKLCQLLPRLRSLLRLPADKQLLQQLDFCVQKLLCREKDKDVVATIRQTVLELDKLDFTEPFHKRQARDVLDQKKETEECLLLEMEQLERQQSEAKVVERKRRDSKSSLSATKSMSLSGAALSSGKEMRKAKLSRSRSLSSQPTTSKPTTSERPVKVKDLNSTSGPGMSSTSQNKDDSLRNIQFTMATQSTSSVPVLIRSNTTSLLDRANTLDHRTGSIDHRDQRTGTLGHRTNTIDHRNNMVDQRTGTVEHRTSTVDQRDHRSSTLDHRTSGVNQRDHKTSSVDQRDHRTSSLDQRDHWTTTLDQRSKTMEQGCGVKEGQSRKLSMNRKSNSFSVQSGRD from the exons ATGTTCCCCAGCAGAATGAATGTGAACCAGTGCGGTCTGTTCGGACCGATGGACGAGCTGCAGGAGCTGGTCCTGATGGAGAGGCCGGTCCGCAGGAGTCTCAAG ACGGCCGAGGAGATTGATCAGCTGACTGTGGATGAAGACCTAAACGACATAGAGAGAGCTGTCTACCTGCTCAG CATTGGTCAGGAGGTCCAGAGAGTGAGTGTCATCAGTAACTTGCCAAGTCTTGTCCGCCAGAATCCAGCTGAGACGTTTCGTCGGGTTGTACCAAAAGTCCGG GACATCCTGAATGGATCTGGAGCTGAGATccagctggcagcagcagcatcgtTTTTAACCATCCTCCAAGACGACATCATCCTGATCCACACCCACACTTACTCAATCCTCAAGACAGTCCTGCTGCACCTGAACCACAGAGACACAG ttgtGAGCAACGCCTGGTTGGAGACTTTGCTGTCTGCCATCAACGCTTTACCGAAGGAGACCATAAAACAGGAG GTGCTGAATCCTCTCTTGTATCAGTCTCACCTGTCTCACTCTGTTCCTGCTCGTGTGGCCAGTTGTCGCATTTTAGGAAGAGTTGCCAGCAAATTTGATTCCCACAT AGTGAAGAAGGAACTGCTGCCATTGGCTCGGTCTTTTTGTCAGGATGTGGATTGTGAAGTCCGAACTTGTATGTGCCGTCAGCTGGAAAGCATTGCCAGGGCAACCGG GGTTGATGACACCAGGATGGAGCTGCTTCCTGAATTATTGGAGCTTGCTGAAGATGAGGAGCGCAGTGTTCGCCTTGCCGCCTTTGACACCATCATCAACTTGCTGGAGATGATTAACAGTG ATGACAAGCTCCATGTTGTGGTTCCTCTGGTGATGTCAGTCTGTGAAACACCATTGCAAACGGACGAAGTCATAGTGGCATCGTTGTCATTCCAGTTTGGGAAGCTGTGCAGTGGATTGACAG GGTCTCTATCAGATGAGCAGAGGAGCTGCCTGCTGCAGCATTTTAAGGTGCTGTGTGTCGCCGGTCTGCAGACTGAAGGAAACCAGACCGACATCAACGAGTCCAAGCTGATCCGCTGCAACTGCTGCTACAACCTTCCG GCCATGGTGGTGTTTGCTGGTTCCACCCACTTCCTGTCAGAGCTCTACTCGTCCTTTTCCAGTCTTTGTTGTGACCCAGAAGTCAGTGTTCGACGAAGTGCTGCAGCTAGTTTCCACCAG GTGGTGAAGCTCCTTGGCTCAAATGTCCAGGTGGTTCTCAAGGAACTTCTGGTCCTGCTGCAGGATGACGCTCTGGAG GTCCTAGATGCTCTGATGAACCACCTTGAGGAAACTCTGGAGGCAATTCTGTCCAGAGGGGAAAACCTGACCCTGGACAACAAG TTTCCAGAGCTGTTGTCAGCTCTCTTGTTGGCAGAGCAGAAGGTTGGATGTTCTCTGCGTTGGCGGCTGcatgagaagctgctgcagcattaTAGTTGTCTGGCACGACTGCTGCCCGGAGAGCTGCTGCACCAGAGCTTCGCTCCTCGCATCTTCGTCATCCTCACCACCAAT AAGGTGTTACCTGTGCAGAGGGAGGCAGCTCGGACATTCTGCATGTTTCTCCGCTACAACCGCAAACAGGAGCAGCGCCAAGAGCTGATGGAGCGAGTGATCCAAG ATCTGGCTCAGGGGAGGAGCTACTGGAACCGTCTGAGGTTCCTTGATGTTTGTGAAACAGCCTCTGAGATTTTCTCCAGAAAATACttcaacaaacattttctgGTTCCAGCTCTGGAGCTGGTTCATGACCCGGTTGCCAACGTCAg GTACAAGCTGTGCCAGCTGTTGCCTAGGTTACGGTCGCTGCTCCGCCTCCCAGCGGACAAACAGCTGTTGCAGCAATTGGACTTCTGTGTCCAGAAGCTtctctgcagagagaaggaCAAGGATGTAGTGGCAACCATCCGCCAG ACTGTATTGGAACTAGACAAGCTGGACTTCACAGAACCT tTCCATAAGAGACAGGCGAGGGACGTCCTGGACCagaagaaggagacagaggagtGTCTGCTGCTGGAGATG GAGCAGCTGGAGCGCCAGCAGAGTGAGGCGAAGGTTGTTGAGAGAAAAC GAAGGGATAGTAAGAGCAGTCTGTCTGCAACCAAATCCATGTCCCTGTCTGGAGCAGCCCTGTCTTCAG GTAAAGAGATGAGGAAGGCCAAATTGTCCCGGAGTCGATCCCTCAGCAGCCAACCGACAACGTCCAAACCCACCACCTCAGAAAGACCTGT GAAGGTGAAGGATCTGAATAGTACATCCGGACCCGGGATGTCCTCCACCTCGCAGAACAAAG ATGACTCATTGCGGAACATCCAATTCACCATGGCAACCCAGTCCACCTCATCCGTGCCGGTCCTGATCCGAAGCAACACCACAAGCCTActggacagggccaacacactggACCACAGAACTGGTTCCATAGACCACAGGGACCAGAGAACTGGGACACTGGGCCATAGAACCAATACCATAGACCACAGGAACAATATGGTGGACCAGAGAACTGGGACAGTGGAACACAGAACCAGTACTGTTGACCAGAGAGACCATAGAAGTAGCACCTTGGATCATAGGACCAGTGGAGTTAACCAGAGAGATCATAAGACCAGTTCTGTGGACCAGAGAGATCATCGGACAAGTTCTTTGGACCAGAGAGATCACTGGACCACTACCTTAGACCAGCGCAGCAAAACAATGGAGCAGGGTTGTGGGGTTAAGGAGGGTCAGTCCAGAAAGCTTTCAAT gaacaGGAAGTCCAACTCTTTCAGTGTCCAATCAGGACGAGACTGA
- the ppp4r4 gene encoding serine/threonine-protein phosphatase 4 regulatory subunit 4 isoform X6 — translation MFPSRMNVNQCGLFGPMDELQELVLMERPVRRSLKTAEEIDQLTVDEDLNDIERAVYLLSIGQEVQRVSVISNLPSLVRQNPAETFRRVVPKVRDILNGSGAEIQLAAAASFLTILQDDIILIHTHTYSILKTVLLHLNHRDTVVSNAWLETLLSAINALPKETIKQEVLNPLLYQSHLSHSVPARVASCRILGRVASKFDSHIVKKELLPLARSFCQDVDCEVRTCMCRQLESIARATGVDDTRMELLPELLELAEDEERSVRLAAFDTIINLLEMINSDDKLHVVVPLVMSVCETPLQTDEVIVASLSFQFGKLCSGLTGSLSDEQRSCLLQHFKVLCVAGLQTEGNQTDINESKLIRCNCCYNLPAMVVFAGSTHFLSELYSSFSSLCCDPEVSVRRSAAASFHQVVKLLGSNVQVVLKELLVLLQDDALEVLDALMNHLEETLEAILSRGENLTLDNKFPELLSALLLAEQKVGCSLRWRLHEKLLQHYSCLARLLPGELLHQSFAPRIFVILTTNVLPVQREAARTFCMFLRYNRKQEQRQELMERVIQDLAQGRSYWNRLRFLDVCETASEIFSRKYFNKHFLVPALELVHDPVANVRYKLCQLLPRLRSLLRLPADKQLLQQLDFCVQKLLCREKDKDVVATIRQTVLELDKLDFTEPFHKRQARDVLDQKKETEECLLLEMVSRDPDPVLSLNQFSSNDVSSGQEQLERQQSEAKVVERKRRDSKSSLSATKSMSLSGAALSSGKEMRKAKLSRSRSLSSQPTTSKPTTSERPVKVKDLNSTSGPGMSSTSQNKDDSLRNIQFTMATQSTSSVPVLIRSNTTSLLDRANTLDHRTGSIDHRDQRTGTLGHRTNTIDHRNNMVDQRTGTVEHRTSTVDQRDHRSSTLDHRTSGVNQRDHKTSSVDQRDHRTSSLDQRDHWTTTLDQRSKTMEQGCGVKEGQSRKLSMNRKSNSFSVQSGRD, via the exons ATGTTCCCCAGCAGAATGAATGTGAACCAGTGCGGTCTGTTCGGACCGATGGACGAGCTGCAGGAGCTGGTCCTGATGGAGAGGCCGGTCCGCAGGAGTCTCAAG ACGGCCGAGGAGATTGATCAGCTGACTGTGGATGAAGACCTAAACGACATAGAGAGAGCTGTCTACCTGCTCAG CATTGGTCAGGAGGTCCAGAGAGTGAGTGTCATCAGTAACTTGCCAAGTCTTGTCCGCCAGAATCCAGCTGAGACGTTTCGTCGGGTTGTACCAAAAGTCCGG GACATCCTGAATGGATCTGGAGCTGAGATccagctggcagcagcagcatcgtTTTTAACCATCCTCCAAGACGACATCATCCTGATCCACACCCACACTTACTCAATCCTCAAGACAGTCCTGCTGCACCTGAACCACAGAGACACAG ttgtGAGCAACGCCTGGTTGGAGACTTTGCTGTCTGCCATCAACGCTTTACCGAAGGAGACCATAAAACAGGAG GTGCTGAATCCTCTCTTGTATCAGTCTCACCTGTCTCACTCTGTTCCTGCTCGTGTGGCCAGTTGTCGCATTTTAGGAAGAGTTGCCAGCAAATTTGATTCCCACAT AGTGAAGAAGGAACTGCTGCCATTGGCTCGGTCTTTTTGTCAGGATGTGGATTGTGAAGTCCGAACTTGTATGTGCCGTCAGCTGGAAAGCATTGCCAGGGCAACCGG GGTTGATGACACCAGGATGGAGCTGCTTCCTGAATTATTGGAGCTTGCTGAAGATGAGGAGCGCAGTGTTCGCCTTGCCGCCTTTGACACCATCATCAACTTGCTGGAGATGATTAACAGTG ATGACAAGCTCCATGTTGTGGTTCCTCTGGTGATGTCAGTCTGTGAAACACCATTGCAAACGGACGAAGTCATAGTGGCATCGTTGTCATTCCAGTTTGGGAAGCTGTGCAGTGGATTGACAG GGTCTCTATCAGATGAGCAGAGGAGCTGCCTGCTGCAGCATTTTAAGGTGCTGTGTGTCGCCGGTCTGCAGACTGAAGGAAACCAGACCGACATCAACGAGTCCAAGCTGATCCGCTGCAACTGCTGCTACAACCTTCCG GCCATGGTGGTGTTTGCTGGTTCCACCCACTTCCTGTCAGAGCTCTACTCGTCCTTTTCCAGTCTTTGTTGTGACCCAGAAGTCAGTGTTCGACGAAGTGCTGCAGCTAGTTTCCACCAG GTGGTGAAGCTCCTTGGCTCAAATGTCCAGGTGGTTCTCAAGGAACTTCTGGTCCTGCTGCAGGATGACGCTCTGGAG GTCCTAGATGCTCTGATGAACCACCTTGAGGAAACTCTGGAGGCAATTCTGTCCAGAGGGGAAAACCTGACCCTGGACAACAAG TTTCCAGAGCTGTTGTCAGCTCTCTTGTTGGCAGAGCAGAAGGTTGGATGTTCTCTGCGTTGGCGGCTGcatgagaagctgctgcagcattaTAGTTGTCTGGCACGACTGCTGCCCGGAGAGCTGCTGCACCAGAGCTTCGCTCCTCGCATCTTCGTCATCCTCACCACCAAT GTGTTACCTGTGCAGAGGGAGGCAGCTCGGACATTCTGCATGTTTCTCCGCTACAACCGCAAACAGGAGCAGCGCCAAGAGCTGATGGAGCGAGTGATCCAAG ATCTGGCTCAGGGGAGGAGCTACTGGAACCGTCTGAGGTTCCTTGATGTTTGTGAAACAGCCTCTGAGATTTTCTCCAGAAAATACttcaacaaacattttctgGTTCCAGCTCTGGAGCTGGTTCATGACCCGGTTGCCAACGTCAg GTACAAGCTGTGCCAGCTGTTGCCTAGGTTACGGTCGCTGCTCCGCCTCCCAGCGGACAAACAGCTGTTGCAGCAATTGGACTTCTGTGTCCAGAAGCTtctctgcagagagaaggaCAAGGATGTAGTGGCAACCATCCGCCAG ACTGTATTGGAACTAGACAAGCTGGACTTCACAGAACCT tTCCATAAGAGACAGGCGAGGGACGTCCTGGACCagaagaaggagacagaggagtGTCTGCTGCTGGAGATGGTGAGTCGGGATCCTGATCCAGTCTTGAGTCTGAACCAGTTTAGTTCTAATGATGTGTCCTCTGGTCAGGAGCAGCTGGAGCGCCAGCAGAGTGAGGCGAAGGTTGTTGAGAGAAAAC GAAGGGATAGTAAGAGCAGTCTGTCTGCAACCAAATCCATGTCCCTGTCTGGAGCAGCCCTGTCTTCAG GTAAAGAGATGAGGAAGGCCAAATTGTCCCGGAGTCGATCCCTCAGCAGCCAACCGACAACGTCCAAACCCACCACCTCAGAAAGACCTGT GAAGGTGAAGGATCTGAATAGTACATCCGGACCCGGGATGTCCTCCACCTCGCAGAACAAAG ATGACTCATTGCGGAACATCCAATTCACCATGGCAACCCAGTCCACCTCATCCGTGCCGGTCCTGATCCGAAGCAACACCACAAGCCTActggacagggccaacacactggACCACAGAACTGGTTCCATAGACCACAGGGACCAGAGAACTGGGACACTGGGCCATAGAACCAATACCATAGACCACAGGAACAATATGGTGGACCAGAGAACTGGGACAGTGGAACACAGAACCAGTACTGTTGACCAGAGAGACCATAGAAGTAGCACCTTGGATCATAGGACCAGTGGAGTTAACCAGAGAGATCATAAGACCAGTTCTGTGGACCAGAGAGATCATCGGACAAGTTCTTTGGACCAGAGAGATCACTGGACCACTACCTTAGACCAGCGCAGCAAAACAATGGAGCAGGGTTGTGGGGTTAAGGAGGGTCAGTCCAGAAAGCTTTCAAT gaacaGGAAGTCCAACTCTTTCAGTGTCCAATCAGGACGAGACTGA
- the ppp4r4 gene encoding serine/threonine-protein phosphatase 4 regulatory subunit 4 isoform X3, giving the protein MFPSRMNVNQCGLFGPMDELQELVLMERPVRRSLKTAEEIDQLTVDEDLNDIERAVYLLSIGQEVQRVSVISNLPSLVRQNPAETFRRVVPKVRDILNGSGAEIQLAAAASFLTILQDDIILIHTHTYSILKTVLLHLNHRDTVVSNAWLETLLSAINALPKETIKQEVLNPLLYQSHLSHSVPARVASCRILGRVASKFDSHIVKKELLPLARSFCQDVDCEVRTCMCRQLESIARATGVDDTRMELLPELLELAEDEERSVRLAAFDTIINLLEMINSDDKLHVVVPLVMSVCETPLQTDEVIVASLSFQFGKLCSGLTGSLSDEQRSCLLQHFKVLCVAGLQTEGNQTDINESKLIRCNCCYNLPAMVVFAGSTHFLSELYSSFSSLCCDPEVSVRRSAAASFHQVVKLLGSNVQVVLKELLVLLQDDALEVLDALMNHLEETLEAILSRGENLTLDNKFPELLSALLLAEQKVGCSLRWRLHEKLLQHYSCLARLLPGELLHQSFAPRIFVILTTNVSTRRLWAGLRRKTVEYTGDFLWLLWLQKVLPVQREAARTFCMFLRYNRKQEQRQELMERVIQDLAQGRSYWNRLRFLDVCETASEIFSRKYFNKHFLVPALELVHDPVANVRYKLCQLLPRLRSLLRLPADKQLLQQLDFCVQKLLCREKDKDVVATIRQTVLELDKLDFTEPFHKRQARDVLDQKKETEECLLLEMQLERQQSEAKVVERKRRDSKSSLSATKSMSLSGAALSSGKEMRKAKLSRSRSLSSQPTTSKPTTSERPVKVKDLNSTSGPGMSSTSQNKDDSLRNIQFTMATQSTSSVPVLIRSNTTSLLDRANTLDHRTGSIDHRDQRTGTLGHRTNTIDHRNNMVDQRTGTVEHRTSTVDQRDHRSSTLDHRTSGVNQRDHKTSSVDQRDHRTSSLDQRDHWTTTLDQRSKTMEQGCGVKEGQSRKLSMNRKSNSFSVQSGRD; this is encoded by the exons ATGTTCCCCAGCAGAATGAATGTGAACCAGTGCGGTCTGTTCGGACCGATGGACGAGCTGCAGGAGCTGGTCCTGATGGAGAGGCCGGTCCGCAGGAGTCTCAAG ACGGCCGAGGAGATTGATCAGCTGACTGTGGATGAAGACCTAAACGACATAGAGAGAGCTGTCTACCTGCTCAG CATTGGTCAGGAGGTCCAGAGAGTGAGTGTCATCAGTAACTTGCCAAGTCTTGTCCGCCAGAATCCAGCTGAGACGTTTCGTCGGGTTGTACCAAAAGTCCGG GACATCCTGAATGGATCTGGAGCTGAGATccagctggcagcagcagcatcgtTTTTAACCATCCTCCAAGACGACATCATCCTGATCCACACCCACACTTACTCAATCCTCAAGACAGTCCTGCTGCACCTGAACCACAGAGACACAG ttgtGAGCAACGCCTGGTTGGAGACTTTGCTGTCTGCCATCAACGCTTTACCGAAGGAGACCATAAAACAGGAG GTGCTGAATCCTCTCTTGTATCAGTCTCACCTGTCTCACTCTGTTCCTGCTCGTGTGGCCAGTTGTCGCATTTTAGGAAGAGTTGCCAGCAAATTTGATTCCCACAT AGTGAAGAAGGAACTGCTGCCATTGGCTCGGTCTTTTTGTCAGGATGTGGATTGTGAAGTCCGAACTTGTATGTGCCGTCAGCTGGAAAGCATTGCCAGGGCAACCGG GGTTGATGACACCAGGATGGAGCTGCTTCCTGAATTATTGGAGCTTGCTGAAGATGAGGAGCGCAGTGTTCGCCTTGCCGCCTTTGACACCATCATCAACTTGCTGGAGATGATTAACAGTG ATGACAAGCTCCATGTTGTGGTTCCTCTGGTGATGTCAGTCTGTGAAACACCATTGCAAACGGACGAAGTCATAGTGGCATCGTTGTCATTCCAGTTTGGGAAGCTGTGCAGTGGATTGACAG GGTCTCTATCAGATGAGCAGAGGAGCTGCCTGCTGCAGCATTTTAAGGTGCTGTGTGTCGCCGGTCTGCAGACTGAAGGAAACCAGACCGACATCAACGAGTCCAAGCTGATCCGCTGCAACTGCTGCTACAACCTTCCG GCCATGGTGGTGTTTGCTGGTTCCACCCACTTCCTGTCAGAGCTCTACTCGTCCTTTTCCAGTCTTTGTTGTGACCCAGAAGTCAGTGTTCGACGAAGTGCTGCAGCTAGTTTCCACCAG GTGGTGAAGCTCCTTGGCTCAAATGTCCAGGTGGTTCTCAAGGAACTTCTGGTCCTGCTGCAGGATGACGCTCTGGAG GTCCTAGATGCTCTGATGAACCACCTTGAGGAAACTCTGGAGGCAATTCTGTCCAGAGGGGAAAACCTGACCCTGGACAACAAG TTTCCAGAGCTGTTGTCAGCTCTCTTGTTGGCAGAGCAGAAGGTTGGATGTTCTCTGCGTTGGCGGCTGcatgagaagctgctgcagcattaTAGTTGTCTGGCACGACTGCTGCCCGGAGAGCTGCTGCACCAGAGCTTCGCTCCTCGCATCTTCGTCATCCTCACCACCAATGTCAGTACCAGACGCCTTTGGGCGGGCCTGAGAAGGAAAACTGTAGAGTACACAGGTGATTTCCTTTGGTTATTGTGGTTACAGAAGGTGTTACCTGTGCAGAGGGAGGCAGCTCGGACATTCTGCATGTTTCTCCGCTACAACCGCAAACAGGAGCAGCGCCAAGAGCTGATGGAGCGAGTGATCCAAG ATCTGGCTCAGGGGAGGAGCTACTGGAACCGTCTGAGGTTCCTTGATGTTTGTGAAACAGCCTCTGAGATTTTCTCCAGAAAATACttcaacaaacattttctgGTTCCAGCTCTGGAGCTGGTTCATGACCCGGTTGCCAACGTCAg GTACAAGCTGTGCCAGCTGTTGCCTAGGTTACGGTCGCTGCTCCGCCTCCCAGCGGACAAACAGCTGTTGCAGCAATTGGACTTCTGTGTCCAGAAGCTtctctgcagagagaaggaCAAGGATGTAGTGGCAACCATCCGCCAG ACTGTATTGGAACTAGACAAGCTGGACTTCACAGAACCT tTCCATAAGAGACAGGCGAGGGACGTCCTGGACCagaagaaggagacagaggagtGTCTGCTGCTGGAGATG CAGCTGGAGCGCCAGCAGAGTGAGGCGAAGGTTGTTGAGAGAAAAC GAAGGGATAGTAAGAGCAGTCTGTCTGCAACCAAATCCATGTCCCTGTCTGGAGCAGCCCTGTCTTCAG GTAAAGAGATGAGGAAGGCCAAATTGTCCCGGAGTCGATCCCTCAGCAGCCAACCGACAACGTCCAAACCCACCACCTCAGAAAGACCTGT GAAGGTGAAGGATCTGAATAGTACATCCGGACCCGGGATGTCCTCCACCTCGCAGAACAAAG ATGACTCATTGCGGAACATCCAATTCACCATGGCAACCCAGTCCACCTCATCCGTGCCGGTCCTGATCCGAAGCAACACCACAAGCCTActggacagggccaacacactggACCACAGAACTGGTTCCATAGACCACAGGGACCAGAGAACTGGGACACTGGGCCATAGAACCAATACCATAGACCACAGGAACAATATGGTGGACCAGAGAACTGGGACAGTGGAACACAGAACCAGTACTGTTGACCAGAGAGACCATAGAAGTAGCACCTTGGATCATAGGACCAGTGGAGTTAACCAGAGAGATCATAAGACCAGTTCTGTGGACCAGAGAGATCATCGGACAAGTTCTTTGGACCAGAGAGATCACTGGACCACTACCTTAGACCAGCGCAGCAAAACAATGGAGCAGGGTTGTGGGGTTAAGGAGGGTCAGTCCAGAAAGCTTTCAAT gaacaGGAAGTCCAACTCTTTCAGTGTCCAATCAGGACGAGACTGA